A window of Daucus carota subsp. sativus chromosome 2, DH1 v3.0, whole genome shotgun sequence genomic DNA:
TCTCTGTTTTTAGGTTCTCTAGTTCATGTCCAGGATTTATCCTGTTTCTGCTTATGTTTTCTCAGTTTCTGATGTAATCTCGGTGCTCTTGTATTCTCAGACTTTTATTCCTATTAATATTGATTTAGCGAACAAGTTGTATGTTGTCTACGTTCTGGTCtcatcattaaaattttaacggAACATAATGTCATACAAATTTTgcagattttatataataatcaatatatttgtttagtggaatttttatgattaaatttaatataattgatattttatatcaCTCTAAATCTATCCTATTAGACTTTCAGCATCCGAAATCACATTATTCGGCATGTACTAGAAAAATTACACAGGAAGATTTTTAGATATGGGGATGGTTTGGTTGGGCGGTAATAAACCccgaatttttgaaaaatcaggGGAGGTGAATAAGAAGGTGGTGTAAAAGGTCAATTTTTTGGAGGTGAATCCGAAGGTGGTATAAAAGGTcaatttttgtttattaaaGGAGGCTCTATAGAGTTGAAAGGACAGCTCCACTGGCTTCCTTGTAGATCTAAAACTATCTTAGCATTTCGCTATCAAAAAGTTTTTGTCGTAGGTACATATGGTTCACAATATCTGGTGGTTGAGATATGGCCTCGTGTGGCCGTTGGTATTCATGTGTGCACAATTTAATAACATTTCTTTTTCTCATGGAAATGGATATCatatataaacaatttttttattatatggatGCATAAATTACTTAAACAGTGTTCGGGCAGTGCAAATTTTAGACAGAGGTTCTACTCAGCGTGCAAGACAGAGAATTCGATTCTCATCTCTTTTGGCTTTCAATAAACATTTTAAGCACGAAATTTCTTATTTAGCCTCAAGCAGGCCCTTCAAATTTAAGACGACGCGACAGTTGAGATCATTCGGACTCTTTACCAGAAAGATCTGGACTGCATGATTCTCCTGTCAATTATCACTAGTAGAAAGAGAGTGCAATTTAGCTTAGAGAAACAcaaagagcattgaaattaaaAGGAAGACTCTATAACCCCACAATCCACCAACAAAGACTCTTTCTCCTCTTATCAAccaaatgttttaaaatcatcGCTAATAATAAGCTAAAGGAGTATAGAAACTTCAACTTACTCATCATCACAAGACTTCCGAGTCCCTACCACTATTTTTATGGATCCCATACCTACCATAAGCTCTCCTCAGTCCTCTCATGTAAAAATatcacatatatgtatgtagcTTAACAAACCCAATTCCCTCGGGCAAAAGCAATATAATACACTCCATACATTAAAGACCCATGTCATTCATAACAAAAGCATTgtgcacatatatacatatcacaTATACCCATCTATATCCTATGGGGTCTCTTGCAAACTTATGTTGCAACATAAACATACATAATGGCGTTTAATGTGCACAGTATTTTGGAACGGGcttgtttatataattatatgtgaaTATTGAGCATTATGTGTTCCCGTTCCGTCGTGCTTGAATAGTGCAGTATGATATGTTGCACCTAAGAGCAACTTCAGCCCAATACTATAACAACAGTGTAACTTATACCATAAACCAACTCGAATGTAACACTAAAATAGTGCAAAACTTACCACAATGTCGCATAAATATTCCTTTTAGTGTAAATTATAGTGTAAATACAAATTTATTCCATTTATGTTATAGAAAGATTTGTTTTAGCGTAAGTTACAGTGTTAATAACATAATTTACAAATGATGGGATTTTGACGCTATTTTAGTGTAAAAGTTACACTTAGCGTGACGCCATATCCAATATCTCTAAAAAATAAAGGCGGTATGGTAAATATATAATGTCGATCTTCCAATAATAGCAACTCAGCATGTATAGTGGATACAGAATGTGACTAGAACATGTGAATTCACTTTTTTGTCTGACCAGAGCTTTCTGCAAGCAGCTAATGCACTTATGTAAACCATAATTTTCTAGTATAGAAGTTGTAATCATGAAAGTTAAATTTCAGATAAAAGAAATTAAGCAAGACATTTCAAAAAATCAGAACTGTCATCAAGATTCTTCGATATGAATACAGAAAAAGTGCATGCTTGATGTTTCCGTCTAGCTAAAGGATGCAAGGAGAAAAAGCATCATTCACAGTAGTTTCCATGATAAGAGAATTCAAAGAGTACTGCGAAAGTGAAAGTGTCGAAAAACTTTAATTAGATCACTGAAAAAAGAACAAACATGACAAAAATTCATCTATGCTTTATGTAACTGAGGTCCTAACAGTCCATGGCGAACTTGTATTAGTATAAGAACTAACCATGTGTGTATCGGCGGAATTAGGGAACTTATCTTTCCTAGGCCATAGCCAGATCTTGGAAACCGAAAAGCTCTCACCTTTGCTTCTATTGTTAATTTTCTTACCATCAGAATCCCCTTCAGTTGAAGAATTCCAATTGTGAACAGTGACCCCCTTCACAGGCCTGTCTTTGCTGCTGGGGCAGAAGGCAACTTGCAACTCGGAATCGTCAACAACATACTGAAAAGATCCCATCGAGTAACACCTTCTTGCATCCAAATTACTGTTACTTGGTTCCGCCACCTCATCAATTTTTGCTTCAACATTCGTGCTTCTAAACTTTCCGAGTCTAACAGGAAACATCCTCTTTTCACTAGCAACCTCATCAGGATCACCTGACTTTTGACCACAAGAAACACCAACACGAAAACTGCCTGAAAACCCATCTTCATCTATCCTCgaatcatcaaaatcaaaaactgGGTTTTCCATAGAAAATCCGGACGTAAAAAGGGTTCCTCTACAAAGTGGACAAGTCGAATTCGACAATAACCATGTATCAATACAGTCAATATGGAAAGCATGACTACACAAAGGAAGCAATCTCAGCTTATCAAGCTCCGAAAACTCACAAAGACAAACAGCACAATCAAACGGCTCCTTCAAACCCTTTATTTCCTTGTAAAGAAACACGGGGAGAGCATCGATAAAAGCTTGATCCAAGCCAGAATCATGTAAATTAAAGAGCTGCTGTAATTGCCTCTGGACAGATTCAGAACCAGACATCTCATATCTACTCGACTGCGAGTTTGGGGAAGAAGTTCTTTTTCTCATGAGAAATCTCACAAGCAAGTGAAGTACCCcacaaatgaaaaataaaacagcTAGTACTACTATAACAACAAGAACTGTGGGGCTAATTTTACTACTAGAAGATGAGTTAGTTTCCTGGTTGAAAGGAGGTTGAACATCAGAAGAGTGGGTCACAAGAAGACTTCTTTGCTTAATTCTAAGTTGAATCAAACGCATTTTATCTAATACAACAAATCAAAACTAAGAAGTATcatttatacacacacatacagcCTTAACCATCAAGAATTTGAGATATGAACCCAACTATTTCCCAAGTATATGAATCATATTCTTGGGTGTATGCACAAGAAACCCAATTCAGTGAAACACACTAAACGCGTAGCAAAATCAAATCTTGACTTTTCTCGAGGATTAAAGATGCACTGTAATAGCTTGAACTTTAAACTTCAATGGGAGCTCTTGCTTAAATTGGTTCAAGCAATTTCAAGTAAGACTTGAGAGTGAATAGTTGAAGGAGAGATGTGCGAAGTGAAGCTTACCCAGATGAATTTGGAGCATTTGAAATCTCGAATTGCATAAGATTTGGGCAAAGAGAGGAgacactaattttgtttgtttattatGTTTGGTTTATTACCACCTGTGAAGGGGGAGAatatgatttgattttttttataaagcaTTTGGGTTATGTATGACTGTCACCTGCTATGCgctaaatttgatatatttagtttgttttaatcagtcgagtttttttttttttacatagaaATCCGCAGCCCCTACTCTTCGGGTGCGcattgggtaaacccacgagctcgcTTGCAAATTACGTGTAAACCGCAATTAAGTAACATGTTCCGgtccaggaggcataatcacaaattctgctccctTGGGGAGTCGAAcgtgtgaccaagaggatacaagtccTCTCTTTTATATATGCATATTAATAAGCATTAATAAGTAGCTCATAAAAATGAGTTAAATACATGAAATTCATGTTTAGCATGTGATCATGAAcacatcatagaaaaaccgttttataaataaaaaaaatattgttttcgagtaatatttttatatctagAACAAATTCAATTCTTACTCCCCTTCATCCACATAAATCATACAATTtcgatataaatatttataaattattctgaaaattaaaaaattgatatgaATATAACATTTCCCAGTAATGTATGGTGTATGCATGAGTTGTAAAATGAAAGAAAAGTTAATGTGTTCATGTGTGTATGTATGCATGTGAAAAGGACTCGGGAGCTGGGGTGACTGACGAGGGGAAGGCGTATGAACAGAGCCTTCCAAAAACCAGCATCCTTTCAATGAACGGGTTTTTTGGTGTGGGCTGAAAATTGGTTTATGTCCTGTCAGTTGTATTGGGTCATACAATCgtgttacttataaataaagCCCATTCATTAGATAAACCAATATCAAGTAGCCGTGGGGCAGTTGTGATTTGTGTGAATTGTGATGAATATGGTCCATGGACCTTTTCTATTTACACAACACTTACGTCAAAGCTTAGCGAACCGATAATTTTCTGGCCCATTAAGGATTCAACAAAAACTCAAATAGTCAATTTAAAAGCTTGAACTTCAATTTGGAAATCAAAGATTCTTAATAAGTGGGAATAAAAGTAATAGaattttttacttttacttTGGGAAGTCACTGAAATTCTTTTATGCCATCTTTTGATTAGTGTCCAGAGCAGCTTAGACTTTAGAGGATGTCTATGTGCTAACAGAATTTAGAATAATTCCGATCGATTCTAATAGGTGGCTACTTACAAAATCATATATctgatattatgtaaaat
This region includes:
- the LOC108206810 gene encoding RING-H2 finger protein ATL46; protein product: MRLIQLRIKQRSLLVTHSSDVQPPFNQETNSSSSSKISPTVLVVIVVLAVLFFICGVLHLLVRFLMRKRTSSPNSQSSRYEMSGSESVQRQLQQLFNLHDSGLDQAFIDALPVFLYKEIKGLKEPFDCAVCLCEFSELDKLRLLPLCSHAFHIDCIDTWLLSNSTCPLCRGTLFTSGFSMENPVFDFDDSRIDEDGFSGSFRVGVSCGQKSGDPDEVASEKRMFPVRLGKFRSTNVEAKIDEVAEPSNSNLDARRCYSMGSFQYVVDDSELQVAFCPSSKDRPVKGVTVHNWNSSTEGDSDGKKINNRSKGESFSVSKIWLWPRKDKFPNSADTHMYSLNSLIMETTVNDAFSPCIL